The genomic DNA CAAAAAAAAGCAGGTACATATCAATATCTACTTGAATTTTGACTATTAATATTTACTTTTTGCTTACATTATTTTTGAATGGTTAAAAATAGAAAATGCTCTAGCACATCAAGCCTGTGTGCTAAGGTCTGACTTGGAGAAAGCTCTTAAGGATAATGCTTCCTTGTTCCTAAAAATTGGTATGCTCTTCAGCGTAGTTATTTCTTAACGTAGCATATATAAATGAATAGAAATATGACCCTATGATGCTCTACTTAATAGGAAGAGAAGACAAACTGAACTCTGATAATAGAGTAGTGGTTAACAACTTCCAAGTAGAACTAGCCCAACAAATTGGTTCGCTTTGCAACCTGGTGGCCTCATCAGTGTCTCAGCAAAATGAGCACCTTCAGAGTGTTGAGAAACTCTGTTGCTCTTTTATTGACATACATGATAAGGTATTGAAAGTTTTCCCCTGGAATGAGCCTCTGATGTGGATTTCATTTAATAGCTCTGGTGACCTTGTATTCATAAATGCTGCTTTTAGGCAATCTTGGAAATGAAGAAAAAGGTGACTGCTGCAAGGGCTTTGCATGTTTCCCACATAGAGGCAATCCAAAATGTTGTGCGTTTGCACAAGGCTAGCTCCAATGCTACCTTAGATGAAGTTTCAACTCTGGCTTCTTCAAATGCACATTCCATAGATGAGGTAAGTGGTGATATCTCGAGTTGggttgcattttattcaatttatttggaGTTTTTGCTTGGTTTAATTGTTTCCTTCTCCTTTATGAACTATGGATCAGTTCCTTTCATCTGAGGCCAGTAAAGCAGCTTCAATGTTTGATGATCTTCGGGGTACACTTGCAACTCACCAGGGAGAAATGGCTATTTTTGCAAAGGAACTACGTCAGGTTTGTGTCCCAATCTTGAGCTTGCCTTTTAGACCGTAGCAGTAGAGGACATGCGTTTATTCTGCAATGAATCTTTGTTGCCAAATTTATTGTTTTGGTTGTACTATTTATGTTGTCATAATTATCTGTAGATAGGTTTCATAGCTACATTGCTTTTTTCACTTTATATTAATTTCATTGTCGTTGCTGGTTTCATTTTTTATTGACAGAGGTTTCATGTTAGCATTGAGCAAACAAAGGAAATTTCTGATTATACCAGTGGAATTCTGGATAAGCTTTCGGAAGAGACTATGAGGGCTCAGAATCATGCTGTGGAAGCTGATGAAATTCAAATGAAGAGTATTGCTAGCTTCCAGAAGGCTTTTGAGGTATAATAGACATATTATTTCCACCCCTGAGATATATTTATATGGTCGAAATTTCTTTATCACCAAGCATATGCCATGTAGGAGCAATCGAAGTTTGATGCAGAGAAGCTCATTGCCGATATGACAAATCTTGTTTATAACCATGTTCATCGGCAAAAAGAGCTGGTATGTTTATTCTATATTTGGTTTCTAGTTTCCTTTACGCTTATTTGAAGACTAAGCAACGGTTTCTTTGGCAGGTGGATGCAAGGCTCGTAGATATCAAAGAAAGTGCTGTCGCAAACAAAACATTTTTAGATGGACATGTTTCCTCCATTGAGGGCATTGCAACAGATGCAAAACGCAAATGGCAAGCATTTGCCATGCAAGCAGAAAATGATGCTAAGGACGCTGCTGATTACTCAGCTGTCAAACATTGTCGTATCGAGGAACTCCTACAGCATTGGTAATATATGCCATGTTCATATTTTGAATACGTTTCTCCTCACTTTTTGGTATTGACTTGTCCTTTTTCTTTGTCTATTACTTAAAGTGCGTCTACTGCTGAATCTGCAATCAAGCACGGCAAGTGTACCCAGGAATCTGTGAATGAGATCGGTAGAAAAAATGTTTCAGATATGGTATCACTTATCAGGTTGGTGGCGAACATCTTTTGCGGTCTTTTTTCCGTTGTAAATGGATCCAAAGTTAGTTCATTTTCCCCGTATTAACAATAAATTCTACGTAGATCTAATTTTTGTTGGGAAATTAGTGCACAACCATAATCCGTTCCATTTTAGGATGCTGTTTGTTGTCTCCGTGAAGTTAATTTCATATGTTCCTTTCAGGAACGCTTCTGATGCAAATGAGCAGCATGATGCTGAGATTGATGGTGCCCGCGTTGCAGCTGAGCAAGATGGCTTGAAGAATACTGATGATACCCTTCAGTACATTGATAGTGAGTTTCATTTCTCTTTTTCCATACAGATTGTAGGGTTTTATATTCTATATAAAACATCACTCATTTGTTGTTGCAAAAGTTAGGTCGGAAATGGATCCTCTTATGAATTATATTTTTGGTGGAATTTTGTTTACACAGGTATGTCAGAGCAAGAACTAGGAATTACACGCGGAATTGTGGACTCCATTAAAGCTCATAGCAAAAGCCTTGAAACATTCCAGGATGGCCATTCAAGTCAAGCTTCATCAATCAAGCATAGAGCAGAAGAAACATTCCAGCAAAGATATATGGTATGTTTATGGATGAAGCATTGAAATTAAACCATGGTGACTTGATTTGAGATTTGATACTCAAAAACTAATTGTACAGGATTATGAGCCAAGTGGGACGACTCCAATACGAAGTGATCAAGATGTTCCAAGCAAAGGGACAATTGAATCACTACGAGCCATGCCAATGGAAACTTTAGTTGAAGAATTTCGTGAAAACAATTCATATGAATCATTTGAGCCAAAGGAATTAAAGCCATCGTTAATACCACGGTCACCCCTTAGTCAAATCAATTAGAACCGGTGGTGTTTGATTCATTctggaaattatatttatatctGTATGATTAGTGTAAAGTCACTGTTACTATCAATCATCGTTGTGAAGATTGTAAGGTGTATTGCATTGACTAGGGATTTAGTACGAATGATCCTTTCTCAGGGTTTAACGATATTAAGCTCGGAATGGAGTAAACTTGAGCTTGAATCACACACATGGATTAAGGCTTATTCAAGATTCATGTAAAATTGCATTTTCTTCAGCAGCTCTTCATATCTGccattttcgtcctcaaaatttaaatttacatttgatttgataatggataatgtggatttaaaaatttatagatatttgatttttttttatgggtttgataatatttgaattttgttattttaattatctGCAGATCTAGTGTGGGTGCTAATAATAATTCTTTGGTATTCACTAtttgaatttgttttatttttgtggTTGATGGATTTCGATCTTCGATATTTGGATTTGTTTGAAAATAGATGGTTGATGTTGGGTTCTTATTGTTGCAATGAaatcaagttagtgagttacatcgTGATGACGAATTCTTGAAGTTGCAATGATATCCTGATTGGaagttttacaatttggtcccaaTTCGTCCTTGAGCTAGCAAGAGTTTTTGTAAGCTCATATAGTactcaaaaataattaaatatggtgaatatattttatattgccAGCATGCTGAAATGGTTAAATCGTATTATAATTTGTAGTTGCTCCGGCAACGAATGTGGCATCATGTAGCTTGGATCTAACGGTTAGgttaggtttagggtgttacatacttGATTGGATGATTTGTGATCAATTGGTTGAATGAATATACATGTATATGTTTGACGATATTATATGATTAATAATGATGATATTTCCCTATTAATGTTGTTGAATGGAGATACAAATATAGTTAGAAGGCCATAGGGTCTGTATTGTTAAGTGGAAGATTTAGTGCTATTCGCATACATATCATGATAGTTCTCTAATACCCTGAGGGTTGAGAATAAATCACTAGCTCAAACACCCTAAGGATACAAATGCATTCTGGTGTGGTTGGTAAGATCAGTGCATTTATGCTTGATTAGCACTTCAATGTGTATTTATTGTGTTGGTGGATTAAAAATGCAATACAACTTATTGTACAGATATGTGTAGCTGAGATGAAGTAAAAATGTTCAAATGAttcatgttttgatatgttaaacTAGATGCAAATATCCTAAAAGTGCATAAAATATTATATCAAGAAATTGAGTAAAACATTGATGTGAATAAGATGAAATGATAAATGATTTATTAGTATATATGTATCCTTGATGTTATTGTGAAATGTTGGTTGGTTAACTTGAgttattttgttatttatttttattagatttgttATGTTTATAATGAATTCAAGTTATGTTAACGCTACTAAGTAACAATTATTCAATGTACGGATTTGTTTGTTTCTGTACATAAGTTTTGGATAAAAGCTATAAAAGTTCGCGGTCAAGCATCCAACTCTCCAACTCAAGTCGAAAGCTATTACGATCttattttgtatgtatatatgttttcaaGTCATATGGCATGTACCCAAGTTGGTTAATTTGATGCCTAAATTAGTTTTAGCACTTTTGGTAAGTGATCCATAATGCTTTAAAAGGTTGGATTATCTTTTGACTACTATTTAATTATGCTTGTTTATGTTGGTTTGATTGTGTAAATTGGTTGTTGGTGCATGGAAGATTATAATTTGGTGACATTGGAATGTGTTTAGATGGGTTAAATTGATGATTATGGTTTGAGGTAAGTTTTAGGCGAGTTTGGGTTCAATTGGCTAAGGTTTCGGACACTTAAAAGTGGGATTTTGACCATTTGGTCATTAAGTCTCGATACAGAGAGAATATATCTCGAGACCGTTAGAATAAATTTATCTTAATTTTTGCATTCAAGAGCCTTATGCCTCAAGGCATAACTAGTTAGTCTCGAGACAATTACTCTTAGGTCTCGAGACAGAAATACAttgaaacttaattaatttttgccCTGTTTCAGGTCTCGAAACAAGAGTCCTTGTCTTGAGATATTCAAATATCAAAGTAGAAGTAGGAAAATAAGGGAGGTTAGTCTTCATACCAAGTCCCGAGACATAAATGTCCTTGCCTTGAGACACATGTAGTGTCTCGAGACTTATTAACTTCAAagctaaaatttctaaaataattcATAACCTATCTCGAGACATAAACTTGAAATTTGACATTTGAGTTTGGATTCGAGTCCTAACTCTGATATCAACTCTTTATAATCCGGTAAGTAGATAAAATTGATTCCTATGTACTATGAATGAATGTGTTTGATCATGAATGGATTTATTGTTCTGAACGaggaataaaaatttaattttgcaAATTTATGTTAAGTTAGTTTAAGTTGCTTCGGTAACGTAATGTGATATCACATATTCGGGTCAGTTATGGGGTGTCACATGAGGATTGGTGgtttttatgttgtaaataaatcaaaaaaaatattttgaactaATTATAAAGAGCTCCCTAGCTTTagtcaaagtaaaaaaaaatgccATGTCAGCGATCTATTAGTGAATTAACGAAAATTTTAACGGTAGTGACAAACTTGAGCAATtatcttaattaaatgactaaattaacaaaaaaattaagtgaccaaaatcAAAATAATACTATTTTAAAGTGACCTGCGGTATAGTTTACCCAATTAAAAGTCTTTTAAGAAGTAGAAATAGTACTAAATGATTGTAATTTTTATGAACTTACAGTTAGAATTAATCAAGAAAAAAATTGTCCGTTTTGTTTTTATACTAATATGAATGGTGAAGTATTTCTTCACTTTAATATATTTCAGGAGattattaaagaaattttaatttcTCCTTTTAAAAGATTTATTACCtttatatatttcattttaaGACTTTATTACAATGGAAAGAAAATTGAGTAAAATTATATAAGTTCATAAACTTTAAGAGATGTGTAACTTTTGAGGTGATGTTGAAGTTCTCAGGTATAATTGTATCAAAATTATGTGCACTAAGTGACAGACAATTTTGACCTAAGGACATATTTAATCTTTGATGATAATGTTAAATTTTCAATTCTTAAAATATATTCTTGACCAATAAATGTCCAACTtcttagtaaattattatttagttttaaccacagaaaattatattttattattaaatttcctAACAATCTTAaggtaaaaattttattttgtttattttgttggattatcaatttttaataaaaatacattgATTTTTAACTAACACAACTAAGACTTCTTCGGAAGGGAAGAGTCCACTATTACCCTCATTGATGCATGGTGAGAAACATGGAAAGTTTGTTGAGGTATAACAATTTATCCGGATAAGTATGAAGCTCTGTCTGAAACTAGAGCAACAAAGCAATAAATTCGGATGAAGAATGAAAGAAGTTTGAGCTTCAAAGAGTTGAAACTTACAGGAGAAACAACCAAcgaaaaatagaagaaaaaaaaatgttgaagAAGAAATGAAGTTgacttttcattcatttcatctttCAAAAGTAACATATATGTTACAATAAAATATGACAGTTACCTAATGTATAACTGCTACCACTAATACATGACTTAAAGTTTAGCTAGAATTACACACAAAAGAAGCTGACTTATCAGCCTTTACATCACATTCAAATCTTCAACAAATCCTACTAACTTTAAAAACCAAATTACAAAGCAACTAAAGGAGTTACAaatgaacaaaataaacaaaatgttGTTGCTCCACTGGTTCGGCTTAGATGCTAGTCTGCATGCTGGTTTCttgttgcattgcaggccaaagtttaacactcctccttggaATGTATGCAACAAACACTAATGTTTCTTATCAAAACATTAAATCTTGTAACACCGAGAGGCTTGGTTAAGA from Gossypium arboreum isolate Shixiya-1 chromosome 9, ASM2569848v2, whole genome shotgun sequence includes the following:
- the LOC108454427 gene encoding kinesin-like protein KIN-5C — encoded protein: MSGRHEKEKGVNVQVLLRCRPFSEEELRNNAPQVVKCNEYQREVAVSQNIAGKHFDRVFTFDKVFGPSAQQKDLYEQAVVPIVNEVLEGFNCTIFAYGQTGTGKTYTMEGECKRSKTAPNGELPAEAGVIPRAVQQIFDTLEGQNAEYSVKVTFLELYNEEITDLLAPEEISKVALEDKQKKQLPLMEDGKGGVLVRGLEEEIVTSASEIFTLLERGSAKRRTAETLLNKQSSRSHSLFSITIHIKEATPEGEELIKCGKLNLVDLAGSENISRSGARDGRAREAGEINKSLLTLGRVINALVEHLGHIPYRDSKLTRLLRDSLGGRTKTCIIATVSPAVHCLEETLSTLDYAHRAKNIKNKPEVNQKMMKSTLIKDLYGEIERLKGEVYAAREKNGVYIPKERYYQEESERKAMAEQIEQMGVLLETHQKQLQELQDKYVAQVRQCSDLSGKLEKTEKNLNETVKLLANSEEELKKCCYELEEKEFVICEQKKAENALAHQACVLRSDLEKALKDNASLFLKIGREDKLNSDNRVVVNNFQVELAQQIGSLCNLVASSVSQQNEHLQSVEKLCCSFIDIHDKAILEMKKKVTAARALHVSHIEAIQNVVRLHKASSNATLDEVSTLASSNAHSIDEFLSSEASKAASMFDDLRGTLATHQGEMAIFAKELRQRFHVSIEQTKEISDYTSGILDKLSEETMRAQNHAVEADEIQMKSIASFQKAFEEQSKFDAEKLIADMTNLVYNHVHRQKELVDARLVDIKESAVANKTFLDGHVSSIEGIATDAKRKWQAFAMQAENDAKDAADYSAVKHCRIEELLQHCASTAESAIKHGKCTQESVNEIGRKNVSDMVSLIRNASDANEQHDAEIDGARVAAEQDGLKNTDDTLQYIDSMSEQELGITRGIVDSIKAHSKSLETFQDGHSSQASSIKHRAEETFQQRYMDYEPSGTTPIRSDQDVPSKGTIESLRAMPMETLVEEFRENNSYESFEPKELKPSLIPRSPLSQIN